From Micromonospora nigra, one genomic window encodes:
- a CDS encoding DUF3140 domain-containing protein: MVREQRLDPEVEELWEDFHAQVNVPSEQLRQWLLTRGSGEQAFGPDPDLDLPEPGRHILAVLRKRKVDLTPQDVEVMRDAVDRIRSLTDARPPRGSADDEWRHALLDLGHDVLVER, translated from the coding sequence ATGGTACGCGAGCAGCGGCTCGACCCCGAGGTGGAGGAACTCTGGGAGGACTTCCACGCCCAGGTCAATGTGCCGTCGGAACAGCTGCGACAGTGGCTGCTCACCCGGGGCTCCGGAGAGCAGGCGTTCGGCCCCGACCCGGATCTCGACCTGCCCGAGCCGGGCCGGCACATCCTGGCGGTGCTGCGCAAGCGCAAGGTGGACCTCACCCCGCAGGACGTGGAGGTGATGCGCGACGCCGTGGACCGCATCCGGTCCCTGACCGACGCCCGGCCGCCGCGCGGCTCCGCCGACGACGAGTGGCGGCACGCCCTGCTCGACCTGGGCCACGACGTGCTCGTCGAGCGCTGA
- a CDS encoding LysR family transcriptional regulator produces the protein MNLELRHLRVICAIAETGSVTKAASTLGLAQPALTAQLQRIERTLGGPLFERDRRGARPTALGELVLARARVLLPAMKGLQDEAARLASAGDAPRRYRIGGVNSPILGRLVHRLAAEQPQAQITTHASWSVDELAQLVAGGRLDYALTGVCGDSTPSADFGLCWREVAIDPVLVLLPEAHPLAGQDEVDLGDLRHEQWVAAPGDGCFGDCFAAACARAGFTPRKVYEVDVRGCIDLVDAGEAVALCQATFRPVAGLVTRRLAGIPLRWRLMLGWHPESPAARMADLVLDTALAAYTDALTPHPTYLAWLLRNPAFGVRRSTTTAVPTAGTGGVRTA, from the coding sequence ATGAACCTGGAGTTGCGTCACCTTAGGGTGATCTGCGCGATCGCGGAGACCGGGAGCGTGACCAAGGCGGCCTCGACGCTGGGCCTGGCCCAGCCGGCGCTGACCGCACAGCTCCAGCGCATCGAACGTACCCTGGGCGGGCCGCTGTTCGAACGCGACCGGCGTGGCGCGCGGCCGACGGCACTGGGCGAACTGGTCCTGGCCCGCGCCCGGGTGCTGCTGCCGGCGATGAAGGGGTTGCAGGACGAGGCCGCCCGACTGGCCAGTGCCGGCGACGCACCCCGCCGCTACCGCATCGGTGGGGTGAACAGCCCCATCCTGGGTCGGCTGGTGCACCGGCTCGCCGCCGAGCAGCCGCAGGCCCAGATCACCACGCACGCGTCCTGGTCGGTCGACGAGCTGGCACAGCTCGTGGCGGGCGGGCGGCTGGACTACGCGCTGACCGGGGTCTGCGGTGACTCGACGCCGTCGGCGGACTTCGGGTTGTGCTGGCGGGAGGTGGCGATCGACCCGGTGCTGGTGCTGTTGCCGGAGGCCCACCCGCTGGCCGGGCAGGACGAGGTCGACCTGGGCGACCTGCGCCACGAGCAGTGGGTGGCCGCACCGGGCGACGGGTGCTTCGGCGACTGCTTCGCCGCCGCGTGCGCCCGCGCCGGCTTCACCCCCCGCAAGGTGTACGAGGTCGACGTGCGCGGCTGCATCGACCTGGTGGACGCGGGCGAGGCGGTGGCCCTGTGCCAGGCCACGTTCCGGCCGGTGGCGGGCCTGGTCACCCGGCGACTGGCGGGCATCCCGCTGCGCTGGCGGCTGATGCTGGGCTGGCATCCGGAATCCCCGGCCGCCCGGATGGCGGACCTGGTGCTGGACACGGCGTTGGCGGCGTACACCGACGCGCTGACACCACACCCGACGTACCTGGCGTGGCTGCTACGCAACCCGGCCTTCGGGGTGCGGCGGTCCACCACGACGGCCGTGCCGACGGCCGGCACCGGCGGGGTGCGAACGGCGTGA
- a CDS encoding hemerythrin domain-containing protein: protein MTVNLPPLPPVPGEEHRPGGRSIADLVDAEHRQLRELTRRLADPDADPAGALDVLVAELSRHLSAEEQYLLPAVRAAVPGTDDRVAEVLAADAGLRSALRGLGRGSIDDVTTRIDAHVAAVGDLVDRLRASATEEELIRLGNRLEIAEEAAPTRPHSGIPTTPPWNRIVEPAVGVVDKVRDAVTGRSTHLRDLTEPPTE from the coding sequence ATGACCGTCAACCTGCCACCGCTGCCGCCCGTACCCGGTGAGGAGCACCGGCCCGGCGGGCGCAGCATCGCCGACCTCGTCGACGCCGAGCACCGGCAGCTGCGGGAACTGACCCGCCGGCTGGCCGACCCGGACGCCGACCCGGCGGGTGCCCTCGACGTGCTGGTGGCGGAGCTGTCCCGGCACCTGTCGGCGGAGGAGCAGTACCTGCTGCCGGCCGTCCGGGCCGCGGTCCCCGGCACCGACGACCGGGTGGCCGAGGTGCTCGCCGCGGACGCGGGGCTGCGGTCCGCGCTGCGAGGGCTCGGCCGGGGCAGTATCGACGACGTCACGACGCGGATCGATGCGCACGTGGCGGCGGTCGGGGACCTGGTCGACCGGTTGCGCGCCTCGGCCACCGAGGAGGAGTTGATCCGGCTCGGCAACCGGCTGGAGATCGCCGAGGAGGCCGCGCCGACCCGGCCGCACTCGGGCATTCCGACGACGCCGCCGTGGAACCGGATCGTGGAGCCCGCGGTGGGTGTGGTCGACAAGGTTCGCGACGCGGTGACCGGGCGGTCGACCCACCTGCGGGACCTGACGGAGCCACCCACCGAGTGA
- a CDS encoding M20/M25/M40 family metallo-hydrolase, which produces MTSDPAPTLPDPTVEVVDLCRDLLRIDTTNTGDTTTSAGERRAAEYVAEKLAEVGVSPVLHESAPGRANVVARIPGADPSRPALLVHGHLDVVPADADEWSVHPFSGELRDGYLWGRGAIDMKDFDAMVLAVVRHWQRTGVRPPRDIVLAYTADEEAGSDYGAHFLVERHRELFDGCTEAIGEVGGFSYSVDADRRLYLIETAQKGIDWLRLHARGRPGHGSMMHDDNAVTALAEAVARVGRHRFPVVLTDTVRAFLEQVSDVLGIELDPDDPEAAIAKLGPIANIIGATVRNTANPTRLAAGYKDNVIPGRATATIDCRSLPGQSELLERQLRELVGPDIAIEYVQRQPALETTFDGDLVDAMSAALRAEDPGARPVPYMLSGGTDAKAFSQLGIRCFGFAPLRLPADLNFSALFHGIDERVPVDGLQFGVRVLDRFLRTC; this is translated from the coding sequence ATGACGAGCGACCCCGCCCCCACCCTGCCCGATCCGACCGTCGAGGTCGTCGACCTGTGCCGCGACCTGCTGCGGATCGACACCACCAACACGGGGGACACCACCACCAGCGCGGGTGAGCGCCGCGCCGCCGAGTACGTGGCGGAGAAGCTCGCCGAGGTCGGCGTCTCCCCGGTACTGCACGAGTCGGCGCCCGGCCGGGCCAACGTCGTCGCCCGCATCCCCGGGGCCGACCCGAGCCGGCCCGCCCTGCTCGTGCACGGCCACCTCGACGTGGTGCCGGCCGACGCCGACGAGTGGTCGGTGCACCCGTTCTCCGGTGAGCTGCGCGACGGCTACCTGTGGGGGCGGGGCGCCATCGACATGAAGGACTTCGACGCGATGGTGCTGGCCGTCGTGCGGCACTGGCAGCGCACCGGGGTCCGTCCGCCCCGTGACATCGTGCTCGCCTACACCGCCGACGAGGAGGCGGGCAGCGACTACGGCGCGCACTTCCTGGTGGAACGGCACCGGGAGTTGTTCGACGGCTGCACCGAGGCCATCGGCGAGGTGGGCGGCTTCTCGTACTCGGTCGACGCCGACCGGCGGCTGTACCTGATCGAGACCGCCCAGAAGGGCATCGACTGGCTGCGGCTGCACGCCCGCGGCCGCCCCGGCCACGGCTCGATGATGCACGACGACAACGCCGTCACCGCCCTCGCCGAGGCGGTCGCAAGGGTCGGCCGGCACCGCTTCCCGGTCGTGCTCACCGACACCGTACGGGCGTTCCTGGAGCAGGTCTCCGACGTGCTCGGCATCGAACTGGACCCGGACGACCCGGAGGCCGCCATCGCCAAGCTCGGCCCGATCGCCAACATCATCGGCGCGACGGTCCGCAACACCGCCAACCCCACCCGGCTGGCCGCCGGCTACAAGGACAACGTCATCCCCGGCCGGGCCACCGCCACCATCGACTGCCGCAGCCTGCCGGGCCAGTCGGAACTGCTGGAACGCCAACTGCGCGAGCTGGTCGGCCCGGACATCGCCATCGAGTACGTCCAGCGCCAGCCGGCCCTGGAGACCACCTTCGACGGCGACCTGGTCGATGCCATGTCCGCCGCGCTGCGCGCCGAGGACCCGGGTGCCCGGCCGGTGCCGTACATGCTCTCCGGGGGCACCGACGCCAAGGCGTTCTCCCAGTTGGGCATCCGCTGCTTCGGCTTCGCACCGCTGCGGCTGCCCGCCGACCTGAACTTCTCCGCGCTGTTCCACGGCATCGACGAGCGCGTCCCGGTGGACGGACTACAGTTCGGCGTGCGGGTTCTCGACCGGTTCCTGCGCACCTGCTAG
- a CDS encoding DUF5703 family protein → MDYEYAPLRLPPNVDRSTAAAQLAIQAEFSGWELARVRLFRDGTRQVVLRRRRVTQPQPGLSY, encoded by the coding sequence ATGGACTACGAGTACGCGCCGCTGCGGTTGCCGCCGAACGTCGACCGGTCGACCGCAGCGGCGCAGTTGGCGATCCAGGCGGAGTTCTCCGGTTGGGAACTGGCCCGGGTGCGGCTGTTCCGCGACGGCACGCGGCAGGTGGTGCTGCGACGTCGGCGGGTCACCCAGCCGCAGCCGGGCCTGTCGTACTGA
- a CDS encoding aldo/keto reductase, whose translation MQQRPLGRSGLAVSRLALGTMTWGRDTDADDAAAQLKSYLDAGGNLVDTADVYGDGDAESVIGSLLGTLVPREELLIATKAGLRPGSGRRRDGSRGHLLRTLDASLRRLGTDHVDLFQVHGYDPDTPLEETLAALDHAVASGRVRYVGVSNFSGWQTARAASWQAAWPGRAPIVAAQVEFSLLERGVEREVLPACDALGLGVLPWSPLGRGVLTGKYRHGRPADSRAVSPHFERFVATYLEPRCSSIVEAVATAAGGLGVSPLEVALAWIRDRPGVTAPILGARTAGQLLGALQVERMTLPEEITTALDDVSAVEVGYPERDG comes from the coding sequence ATGCAACAGCGACCGCTCGGCCGAAGCGGGCTGGCGGTTTCGCGGCTCGCTCTCGGCACCATGACGTGGGGCCGGGACACCGACGCCGACGACGCTGCCGCGCAACTGAAGAGCTACCTCGACGCCGGCGGCAACCTGGTCGACACCGCCGACGTCTACGGCGACGGCGACGCCGAATCGGTGATCGGTTCGCTGCTGGGCACCCTGGTCCCCCGCGAGGAACTGCTCATCGCCACCAAGGCCGGGCTGCGACCGGGCAGCGGACGACGGCGCGACGGCTCGCGCGGCCACCTGTTGCGGACCCTCGACGCCTCACTGCGCCGGCTCGGCACCGACCACGTGGACCTGTTCCAGGTGCACGGCTACGACCCCGACACGCCGCTGGAGGAGACCCTCGCGGCGCTGGACCACGCGGTGGCCAGTGGCCGGGTCCGCTACGTCGGGGTGTCGAACTTCTCCGGCTGGCAGACCGCCCGGGCCGCGTCCTGGCAGGCGGCCTGGCCGGGACGGGCGCCGATCGTCGCCGCCCAGGTGGAGTTCTCGCTGCTGGAGCGGGGCGTGGAGCGCGAGGTCCTGCCCGCCTGCGATGCCCTGGGGCTGGGCGTGCTGCCCTGGTCGCCGCTGGGGCGGGGAGTCCTCACCGGCAAGTACCGGCACGGCCGGCCGGCCGACTCCCGGGCGGTGTCGCCACACTTCGAGCGGTTCGTGGCGACCTACCTGGAACCGCGCTGCTCCAGCATCGTCGAGGCGGTCGCCACGGCCGCCGGCGGGCTCGGCGTGTCGCCCCTGGAGGTGGCGCTGGCCTGGATCCGGGACCGGCCCGGCGTGACCGCGCCGATCCTCGGCGCCCGCACCGCCGGGCAACTGCTCGGCGCGTTGCAGGTGGAACGGATGACCCTGCCCGAGGAGATCACCACCGCGCTGGACGACGTGTCGGCCGTGGAGGTCGGCTACCCCGAACGCGACGGCTGA
- a CDS encoding LLM class F420-dependent oxidoreductase gives MRLGLSLGYQTAWSTPADHLALAQEADRLGYSVVWAAEAYGSDSPTMLAWMAGQTERIDVGSAVMQIPARTPAMTAMTAATIDTLSGGRFRLGLGVSGPQVSEGWHGVRFGKPLARTREYVDIVKMAVARKDVAYDGEFYTLPLPDGPGKALRLGFHPPREHIPIYLAAVGPKNLELAGEIADGWLAVFYAPEFAEEQLAAVRAGRAKAGKELAGFDVVPSVPVVLGDDVASCAELVRWYAALYVGGMGSRQQNFYNQLATRMGYGDAAREVQDLYLAKRQRDAAAAVPLEFIDRTSLLGPKERIADRLREYAAAGVTTLSVTLFVADRDSGVQTLRTVAEALDLSGVGE, from the coding sequence GTGCGACTCGGGCTCAGCCTCGGATATCAGACGGCGTGGAGCACACCCGCCGACCACCTGGCTCTGGCCCAGGAGGCGGACCGGCTCGGCTACTCGGTGGTGTGGGCGGCGGAGGCCTACGGCTCCGACTCGCCGACCATGCTCGCCTGGATGGCCGGCCAGACCGAACGGATCGACGTCGGTAGCGCCGTCATGCAGATCCCGGCGCGGACCCCGGCGATGACCGCGATGACCGCCGCCACCATCGACACCCTCTCCGGCGGCCGGTTCCGCCTGGGCCTCGGCGTGTCCGGGCCGCAGGTCTCGGAGGGGTGGCACGGGGTCCGGTTCGGCAAGCCCCTGGCCCGGACCCGAGAGTACGTCGACATCGTCAAGATGGCGGTGGCCCGCAAGGACGTCGCCTACGACGGCGAGTTCTACACGCTGCCGCTGCCCGACGGCCCCGGCAAGGCCCTGCGCCTCGGTTTCCACCCGCCCCGCGAGCACATCCCGATCTACCTGGCCGCGGTCGGCCCGAAGAACCTGGAACTGGCGGGCGAGATCGCCGACGGCTGGCTTGCCGTGTTCTACGCCCCGGAGTTCGCCGAGGAGCAGCTGGCGGCGGTGCGTGCGGGCCGGGCGAAGGCCGGCAAGGAGCTGGCCGGCTTCGACGTGGTGCCGTCGGTGCCCGTGGTGCTGGGCGACGACGTCGCCTCGTGCGCCGAACTGGTCCGCTGGTATGCGGCCCTGTACGTCGGCGGCATGGGCAGCCGGCAGCAGAACTTCTACAACCAGCTGGCCACCCGGATGGGCTACGGCGACGCGGCCCGCGAGGTCCAGGACCTGTACCTGGCCAAGCGCCAGCGTGACGCCGCCGCGGCCGTGCCGCTGGAGTTCATCGACCGCACCTCCCTGCTGGGGCCGAAGGAACGCATCGCCGACCGCCTGCGGGAGTACGCCGCCGCGGGCGTCACCACCCTGTCGGTGACCCTGTTCGTCGCCGACCGGGACAGCGGCGTGCAGACCCTGCGGACCGTCGCCGAGGCGCTGGATCTCTCGGGAGTCGGGGAGTGA
- a CDS encoding undecaprenyl-diphosphate phosphatase translates to MTWVEAIVLGIVQGLTEFLPISSSGHLRITSAIFFDQDAGASFTAVTQLGTEAAVLLYFAKDIWRISRTWIVGLWDRSVRTSLDYRMGWYVIVGSIPIGLLGFLFKDQIRETARNLWLVATTLIVFAFVLAFAEYWGRQTRTLENFRMKDGVVMGLAQAMALIPGVSRSGGTLTAGLLLNLTRETAARYSFLLAIPAVVMSGIFSIGDVFEPAAAGTAVPSVAQMIVATIIAFGVGYAAIAWLLRYVAHHTLYVFVLYRVALGTLVLALLMTGTISAT, encoded by the coding sequence GTGACCTGGGTCGAGGCCATCGTCCTGGGCATCGTCCAGGGCCTGACGGAGTTCCTCCCGATCAGCTCGTCGGGGCACCTGCGGATCACCTCGGCGATCTTCTTCGACCAGGACGCCGGTGCGTCGTTCACCGCGGTCACCCAGCTGGGCACCGAGGCCGCCGTGCTGCTCTACTTCGCCAAGGACATCTGGCGGATCAGCCGTACCTGGATCGTGGGTCTGTGGGACCGTTCGGTGCGGACCAGCCTCGACTACCGGATGGGCTGGTACGTCATCGTCGGCTCGATTCCGATCGGGTTGCTCGGCTTCCTGTTCAAGGACCAGATCCGGGAGACCGCCCGCAACCTGTGGCTGGTCGCCACCACCCTCATCGTGTTCGCCTTCGTGCTGGCGTTCGCCGAGTACTGGGGCCGGCAGACCCGGACCCTGGAGAACTTCCGCATGAAGGACGGCGTGGTGATGGGCCTGGCCCAGGCGATGGCGCTGATCCCCGGCGTGTCCCGGTCGGGCGGCACGCTCACGGCCGGTCTGCTGCTCAACCTGACCCGGGAGACGGCGGCCCGGTACTCGTTCCTGCTGGCTATTCCGGCGGTGGTGATGTCCGGGATCTTCAGCATCGGGGACGTCTTCGAGCCGGCCGCCGCGGGCACCGCGGTGCCGAGCGTGGCGCAGATGATCGTCGCCACGATCATCGCCTTCGGCGTCGGGTACGCGGCCATCGCCTGGCTGCTGCGCTACGTCGCCCACCACACCCTGTACGTCTTCGTGCTGTACCGCGTCGCGCTGGGCACCCTGGTGCTCGCCCTGTTGATGACGGGCACGATCAGCGCCACCTGA